The following proteins are encoded in a genomic region of Neomonachus schauinslandi chromosome 7, ASM220157v2, whole genome shotgun sequence:
- the LOC110581171 gene encoding LOW QUALITY PROTEIN: olfactory receptor 2T1-like (The sequence of the model RefSeq protein was modified relative to this genomic sequence to represent the inferred CDS: substituted 1 base at 1 genomic stop codon) has product MGSMEVYNTSSADFTFIGLFNKKDISGLLFVIISTIFFTALMANGVMIFLIRTDSRLHTPMYFLLSHLSFIDMMYSSTILPKMLVDYLLGQRNISFMGCTAQHFLYLTLVGAEFFLLGLMAYDHYVAICNPLRYPVLMSXRVCWMIIAGSWFGGSLDGFLLTPITMSFPFCNSWEVNHFFCESPAVLWLAYADTALYETVMYVCCVLMLLIPFSVVIASYARILTTVYHMSSVEGRKKAFATCSSHMTVVTLFYGAAMYTYMLPHSYHRPAQDKVFSVFYTILTPMLNLLIYSLRNKDVTGALKRALGRFKGTQRVSGEVF; this is encoded by the coding sequence ATGGGATCAATGGAAGTGTACAACACATCCTCTGCAGACTTTACCTTCATAGGACTGTTCAACAAGAAGGACATCTCAGGCCTTCTTTTTGTCATTATCTCTACCATCTTTTTCACTGCATTGATGGCCAATGGGGTCATGATTTTCTTGATCCGCACTGATTCACGACTTCACACtcccatgtacttcctgcttagccacCTCTCCTTCATTGATATGATGTACAGCTCTACCATTTTGCCCAAGATGCTGGTTGATTACCTGCTGGGTCAAAGAAACATCTCCTTTATGGGATGCACAGCCCAGCATTTCCTCTACCTCACCCTCGTGGGAGCTGAGTTCTTCCTGTTGGGCCTCATGGCCTATGATCACTATGTAGCCATCTGCAACCCCCTTCGCTATCCTGTCCTTATGAGCTGACGGGTCTGTTGGATGATTATAGCAGGTTCCTGGTTTGGGGGCTCTTTGGATGGCTTCCTTCTAACTCCCATCACCATGAGCTTTCCTTTCTGCAACTCCTGGGAAGTTAACCATTTCTTCTGTGAGTCACCTGCAGTCCTGTGGTTGGCATATGCAGACACAGCCCTCTATGAGACAGTAATGTATGTGTGCTGTGTTCTGATGCTGCTGATTCCTTTCTCTGTGGTAATCGCTTCCTATGCCCGAATCCTGACCACAGTCTACCACATGAGTTcagtggaggggaggaagaaagcatTTGCCACCTGTTCATCTCACATGACAGTGGTGACCTTATTCTATGGGGCTGCCATGTACACTTACATGCTTCCACACTCTTACCACAGGCCAGCCCAGGACAAAGTATTTTCTGTGTTCTACACAATCCTTACACCAATGCTAAATCTGCTCATCTACAGTCTGAGGAACAAGGATGTGACTGGAGCTCTGAAGAGGGCACTAGGCAGGTTCAAGGGTACACAAAGAGTGTCAGGAGAAGTGTTTTGA